Proteins encoded in a region of the Phoenix dactylifera cultivar Barhee BC4 chromosome 3, palm_55x_up_171113_PBpolish2nd_filt_p, whole genome shotgun sequence genome:
- the LOC103706309 gene encoding calcium-dependent protein kinase 2-like, translating into MGNCFSNDKSPQPAAGSAPAADPPNPPARNPPPPKPSPPPSKPVPVGPVLGRPMEDVKATYTMGKELGRGQFGVTHLCTHRLTGEQFACKTIAKRKLVSKEDIEDVRREVQIMYHLSGQPNIVELKGAFEDKHSVHLVMELCAGGELFDRIIARGHYTERAAASLLRTIVQIVHTCHSMGVIHRDLKPENFLLSSKNENAPLKATDFGLSVFFKEGEVFTDIVGSAYYIAPEVLKRKYGPEADIWSIGVMLYIFLCGVPPFWAESEHGIFNAILRGHIDFTCDPWPNISSGAKDLVRKMLNSDPKQRLTAFQVLNHPWIKEDGEAPDTPLDNAVLNRLKQFRAMNLFKKAALRVIAGCLSEEEIQGLKQMFKNMDTDNSGTITLEELKQGLCKQGTKLSEFELKQLMEAADADGNGTIDYEEFITATVHMNRMDREELLYTAFQYFDKDGSGFITKEELEQALKEKGFYDGQEIKDIIAEADSDNDGRINYTEFVAMMKKGIPDPNPKKRRDVFM; encoded by the exons ATGGGCAACTGCTTCTCCAACGACAAATCCCCGCAGCCCGCCGCCGGCAGCGCCCCCGCGGCCGACCCCCCGAACCCCCCCGCCCGCAATCCCCCCCCGCCGAAGCCCTCCCCGCCCCCCTCCAAGCCGGTCCCCGTCGGCCCCGTGCTCGGCCGCCCCATGGAGGACGTCAAGGCCACCTACACCATGGGGAAGGAGCTCGGCCGGGGCCAGTTCGGCGTCACCCACCTCTGCACCCACAGGCTCACCGGCGAGCAATTCGCCTGCAAGACCATCGCCAAGAGGAAGCTCGTCAGCAAGGAGGACATCGAGGACGTCCGGCGGGAGGTCCAGATCATGTACCATCTCTCCGGCCAGCCCAACATCGTCGAGCTCAAGGGCGCCTTCGAGGACAAGCACTCCGTCCATCTCGTCATGGAGCTCTGCGCCGGCGGGGAGCTCTTCGATAGGATTATCGCCAGGGGGCATTACACGGAGAGGGCGGCCGCTTCCCTCCTCAGGACCATCGTGCAGATCGTTCACACCTGCCATTCCATGGGCGTCATTCATCGGGACCTCAAGCCCGAGAATTTCCTCCTGTCGAGCAAGAACGAGAATGCGCCCCTCAAGGCTACGGATTTCGGCCTCTCCGTCTTCTTCAAGGAAG GAGAGGTGTTCACAGACATAGTTGGAAGTGCATACTACATTGCACCTGAAGTCCTAAAGCGAAAGTATGGGCCAGAAGCAGATATATGGAGCATTGGGGTTATGCTCTATATTTTCCTGTGTGGAGTTCCACCTTTTTGGGCTG AGTCCGAGCATGGAATATTTAATGCCATCCTGCGAGGCCACATTGATTTTACATGTGATCCTTGGCCAAACATTTCATCTGGTGCTAAGGATCTTGTCAGAAAGATGCTCAATTCAGACCCCAAGCAGAGGCTTACAGCATTCCAAGTCCTCA ATCACCCATGGATCAAAGAAGATGGAGAAGCACCTGATACGCCCCTCGATAATGCTGTTCTCAATAGGCTGAAACAGTTCAGAGCAATGAACCTATTTAAGAAAGCGGCACTGAGG GTCATAGCGGGCTGTCTATCAGAAGAAGAGATTCAAGGGCTGAAGCAGATGTTCAAGAACATGGATACTGATAATAGTGGGACTATAACACTAGAAGAACTGAAACAAGGACTCTGCAAACAAGGAACGAAGCTCTCTGAGTTCGAACTTAAACAGCTAATGGAAGCT GCTGATGCAGATGGCAATGGAACAATAGACTATGAAGAGTTCATCACAGCGACAGTGCACATGAACAGAATGGATAGAGAAGAGCTTCTCTATACAGCATTCCAGTACTTCGACAAGGATGGCAGCGG ATTCATTACCAAAGAAGAGCTCGAGCAAGCCCTCAAGGAGAAGGGGTTTTATGATGGTCAGGAAATCAAGGACATCATTGCTGAAGCTGACTCTGACAAT GATGGGAGGATCAATTACACCGAGTTTGTCGCAATGATGAAGAAAGGGATTCCAGATCCAAACCCAAAGAAGCGGCGCGATGTGTTCATGTAA
- the LOC103706218 gene encoding sigma factor binding protein 2, chloroplastic-like translates to MERLSVHQKNTKPAAKAKKKPIKVVYISNPMKVKASAAEFRDLVQELTGRDSNVAYLSRLPDAEDTGDPPPAPESSSGAAAGPSPAANRSSNPCDNALRSAANSDLFEMFDETFNPQMMENLQGFSPSPLYYGHGHQSQGFRDYDASCGEQG, encoded by the coding sequence ATGGAGCGGTTAAGCGTCCACCAAAAGAACACCAAGCCTGCAGCCAAGGCCAAGAAGAAGCCCATCAAGGTGGTGTACATCTCCAACCCCATGAAGGTCAAGGCGAGCGCCGCCGAGTTCCGCGACCTCGTCCAGGAGCTCACCGGCAGGGACTCCAACGTCGCCTACCTCTCCAGGCTCCCCGACGCCGAGGATACCGGCGATCCCCCTCCGGCCCCTGAGTCAAGCTCCGGGGCCGCCGCTGGGCCCAGCCCTGCCGCAAATCGAAGCTCGAATCCATGCGATAACGCGCTGAGGAGCGCCGCAAACTCGGATCTGTTTGAGATGTTCGACGAGACCTTCAATCCACAGATGATGGAGAATCTTCAGGGCTTCTCGCCGTCGCCTCTATACTACGGCCACGGGCACCAGAGTCAAGGCTTCCGCGACTACGATGCATCGTGTGGCGAGCAAGGttaa